One stretch of Pseudomonas poae DNA includes these proteins:
- a CDS encoding DNA primase, producing the protein MIRVDFDVPSYLRLQQGLCIVSDRLAHKLPEPEHQETTQPLETVVINKLYRPQDRKQVAPIENQQPDEIKGEFIPRDSQPERQEKASAVESAEGGDDHGARATEINFQGVAGKSVTGEYRGSGFAPYRFRKKNGNSFFLRIGEHLVWGIELSAQLRQSGAQQGDVISLTFLGKTPVKVLKEVDVNGKKEQDWVDTYRNSWEIKIV; encoded by the coding sequence ATGATCCGTGTTGACTTCGATGTTCCTAGCTACCTCCGACTGCAACAAGGCCTTTGCATTGTCTCTGACCGCCTCGCGCACAAGCTGCCCGAGCCGGAGCATCAGGAAACGACGCAGCCTCTCGAAACTGTTGTGATCAACAAGCTGTATCGGCCGCAAGATCGCAAACAGGTTGCACCGATCGAGAATCAACAGCCGGACGAGATCAAGGGAGAGTTCATCCCTCGCGATTCACAACCCGAGCGCCAAGAAAAAGCGTCAGCAGTCGAATCCGCCGAAGGCGGTGATGACCATGGCGCGCGTGCTACTGAGATCAACTTTCAGGGTGTGGCTGGCAAGTCCGTGACCGGTGAATACCGCGGGTCTGGATTTGCGCCGTATCGGTTCCGCAAGAAGAACGGAAACTCGTTCTTTCTTCGGATCGGTGAGCACCTGGTTTGGGGGATTGAGCTTAGCGCTCAGCTCCGCCAGTCCGGCGCGCAACAAGGTGACGTTATCTCGCTGACCTTCCTCGGGAAAACCCCCGTGAAAGTGCTCAAAGAGGTCGATGTCAACGGCAAGAAAGAACAGGACTGGGTTGATACCTACCGCAACTCCTGGGAAATCAAGATCGTGTAA